The genomic segment GCCGGCCGTCGGCTTGCTGGCGCCGGCCGCGCTGACGAGCACGTAGCGGCCCTTGTGGCTGCGGCGCAGTGCGTCGTGGAAGGCGAGCGAGGTGTGCTGGACCGTGCGGATCAGCAGGTTGTGCAGGGTGTCCCAGTCCGCGAGCGGAGTGGCGGCGAAGGTCTTGCTGCCGCGCCAGCCGCCGACGAGGTGGACGAGGCCGTCGATCCGGCCGAACTCCTTCTCGGTGCGGTCGGCCCAGGCGCGGGTCGCATCCAGGTCCAGCAGGTCCACGGTCTCGCCGGTGACCGCGGCCCCGCCGTGCGCGTAGCGGGCGGCGTCCACCGCCTCGGCGAGCCGCTCCACGTCCGCGTCGGCGGCGACGACGGTGGCCCCCGCCTCGGCCAGCCGCAGCAGGGTCGCCCGGCCCGCGGGGCCGGCCGCGCCGGCCACCGCCACCACGGCACCCTCCAGCGGGCCGTTGCCCGCGGTCTCCTCCACGCTGCCGTTCATCGTCGTCGCCTCCTCGTCCGTACCGCTCACGCGGCCGCCGTTCCCGGGGTTCCCGCTGCGGTGATGCCCTTCGTGGACGCGATCACACCACGCAGCTTCTTCGCGAGCGCCTCGTAGAACATGCTGAGCGGGAACTCGTCCGGAAGCACCTCGTCCACCAGCTTGCGCGGCGGCAGCGACAGGTCGAGGGCGTCGGGGCCCTTGTTCCAGACGGACCCGGGGTGCGGGGCCAGATAGGCCGAGACGAGCTCGTAGGCCGCGAACCAGTGCACGAGCTTGGGCCGGTCGATGCCGTCCCGGTAGAGCTTCTCGATCTCGCCGAGGAGCTGCTGGGTGACCTGCGGGGCCCGGTCCCAGTCGATGTGCAGGGTGTTGTCCGTCCAGCGTACGACGTCGTGCCGGTGGAGGTAGGCGAAGAGCAGCTGGCCGCCGAGGCCGTCGTAGTTCTTGACGCGGTCGCCGGTGACCGGGAAGCGGAACATCCGGTCGAAGATCACGGCGTACTGCACGTCGCGGCCCTGCGGCAGCCCCTCCTCGGCGAGGCGCACGGCCTCCCGGAAGGCGGTGAGGTCGCAGCGCAGCTCCTCCAGGCCGTACATCCAGAACGGCTGCCGCTGCTTGATCATGAACGGGTCGAACGGCAGGTCGCCGTGGCTGTGCGCCCGGTCGTGGACCATGTCCCAGAGGACGAAGGCCTGCTGGCAGCGGTCCTGGTCGGTCAGCATGGCGCGGATGTCCTCCGGGACGTCCAGGCCCAGGATGCCGACCGCGGCCTCGGTGACGGCGCGGAAGCGGGCGGCCTCGCGGTCGCAGAAGATCGCGCCCCAGGAGAAGCGGTCGGGGACCTCGCGGACCGCGACGGTCTCGGGGAAGAGCACGGCGGAGTTGGTGTCGTAACCCGAGGTGAAGCCCTCGAAGGTGATGCCCAGGAAGAGCGGGTTGTCGAAGCGCTCGCGCTCCAGGGCGGCCAGCCAGTCCGGCCAGACCACGCGGAAGACGACGGCTTCGAGGTTGCGGTCCGGGTTGCCGTTCTGCGTGTACATGGGGAAGACGGCCAGGTGCTGCCGGCCGTCCGCGCGCTCCTCCGCGGGGCGGAAGGCGAGCAGCGAGTCCAGGAAGTCCGGCACGCCGAAGCCGCCGTCCGCCCAGCGGCGCAGGTCGGTCACGAGCGCCCGGTGGTACTCGGCGTCGTGCGGCAGCAGCGGGGACAGCTCCTCCACGGCCCCGGCCACCCGGCCGACGGCCGCCTCGACGGCGGAGCGGCCGGGGGCGTTCCCGTCCGTGAAATCGATCGAGCCGTCCTTCGACTGCCGGGAACGGATCTCCTCCACGGCGGCCCGGAGCACGGGCCACGCCGGATGGTCGATCACCCGCTCAACCGTGGAAGCTGAGGCTTCCCGCTCTTCACGCACAAGAATTTCCGTCATCGCTACCCCTCAACCAGAGAAATTTCGCTTCGCTACGGTACCCACTAAAGAATCTGCTGATCAACCGGGGCTACCGGAAGACATTCGGCGAATATAGAGCACGGCCGCAAGTTTTCCCGTGTTGGACAGTACCCACGGTCACATCACTCACTCCTGCCGCTGGAGAGGCGTGGGTCACCCGCCCGGACGTCAGCCCGGCGCACCGTCCCTGACACACACGGGTGACGGGCAGGGAGACCTCCGACGCACAGCGGTGCGAACCGGCCCGCTGCCATTAGGCTGCGTGCTGGTTCACGGGGGCAGCCGTGGGTGGCTGTCCCTCTCCGGGGACGACCCCCGTCCCCGCGGATTGGAGGACTCGTGACCTTCCTCGCCATCGGACACCGCGGAGTCATGGGCGTCGAACCGGAGAACACCCTGCGCTCCTTCGTCCGGGCCGACCGCGCGGGCATGGACGTCATCGAGCTGGACCTGCATCTCAGCAAGGACGGCGCCCTGGTGGTGATGCACGACGCCGAGGTCGACCGCACGACCGACGGCAAGGGACCCATCGGCGACCTCACCCTCGCCGAACTGCGCGAGCTGGACGCGGGCCAGGGCGAGCGCATCCCCGTCTTCGAGGAGGTCCTGGACGCCGTCCGGGCACCCCTGCAGGCCGAGATCAAGGATGTGGCGGCGGCCCGTGCCCTCGCCGAGGTGATGAACCGCCGCGACCTCACCGGCCGGGTGGAGGTGCTCTCCTTCCACGACGAGGCGCTGCTGGAGATCACCCGGCTGGTGCCCGGCGTCCGCACCGCCCTCGTCGCCAGCCGCTACGGCACCGAGGTCGTCGGCCGGGCGGTGGCCGCCGGCGCGACGACGCTCGTGCTCAACATCCGCCGGCTGACCCTGGAGATCGTCGAGAAGGCCCGGGAGGCCGACCTGCGGCTCATCGGCTGGACCGTCAACACCCAGGACCATCTGCGGCTCGCCCGGGCGTTCGGCCTCGACGGCGGCACCACCGACTTCCCGGAGATCAAGCGCACCTGCCGCTTCACCGCCTGAGCGGGGGCGCCGCGCCCGGGCGCAGCGCGGGCGCGGCGCCCTCAGCCGAGGGGCTTCACCAGC from the Streptomyces xinghaiensis S187 genome contains:
- a CDS encoding glycerophosphodiester phosphodiesterase; its protein translation is MTFLAIGHRGVMGVEPENTLRSFVRADRAGMDVIELDLHLSKDGALVVMHDAEVDRTTDGKGPIGDLTLAELRELDAGQGERIPVFEEVLDAVRAPLQAEIKDVAAARALAEVMNRRDLTGRVEVLSFHDEALLEITRLVPGVRTALVASRYGTEVVGRAVAAGATTLVLNIRRLTLEIVEKAREADLRLIGWTVNTQDHLRLARAFGLDGGTTDFPEIKRTCRFTA
- a CDS encoding SDR family NAD(P)-dependent oxidoreductase; the protein is MNGSVEETAGNGPLEGAVVAVAGAAGPAGRATLLRLAEAGATVVAADADVERLAEAVDAARYAHGGAAVTGETVDLLDLDATRAWADRTEKEFGRIDGLVHLVGGWRGSKTFAATPLADWDTLHNLLIRTVQHTSLAFHDALRRSHKGRYVLVSAAGASKPTAGNAAYAAAKAAAEAWTLALADALRKEGDGDGLPAAAVILVVKALVHDAMRAERPHAKFAGFTDVGELAEAIAGVWDEPAEEVNGKRLWLTPQP
- a CDS encoding DUF6421 family protein; protein product: MTEILVREEREASASTVERVIDHPAWPVLRAAVEEIRSRQSKDGSIDFTDGNAPGRSAVEAAVGRVAGAVEELSPLLPHDAEYHRALVTDLRRWADGGFGVPDFLDSLLAFRPAEERADGRQHLAVFPMYTQNGNPDRNLEAVVFRVVWPDWLAALERERFDNPLFLGITFEGFTSGYDTNSAVLFPETVAVREVPDRFSWGAIFCDREAARFRAVTEAAVGILGLDVPEDIRAMLTDQDRCQQAFVLWDMVHDRAHSHGDLPFDPFMIKQRQPFWMYGLEELRCDLTAFREAVRLAEEGLPQGRDVQYAVIFDRMFRFPVTGDRVKNYDGLGGQLLFAYLHRHDVVRWTDNTLHIDWDRAPQVTQQLLGEIEKLYRDGIDRPKLVHWFAAYELVSAYLAPHPGSVWNKGPDALDLSLPPRKLVDEVLPDEFPLSMFYEALAKKLRGVIASTKGITAAGTPGTAAA